The Chryseobacterium sp. 52 genome includes a region encoding these proteins:
- a CDS encoding DUF4870 domain-containing protein: protein MLCRTEKLGKSVHCLNLCTSNIANNLINQIMNNKTLAIISYLIPIGWIIAYFSGKEHADALLKYHLRQSLGLMVISIVFNVIMRIIAAVIPALSFLGIAGLVILVFWVLGMINAANNAQKPVPFIGKMFEDKFAFIG, encoded by the coding sequence ATGCTTTGTAGAACAGAGAAATTAGGAAAGTCTGTGCATTGTCTGAATCTTTGTACCAGCAATATTGCAAACAACCTTATCAATCAGATTATGAATAACAAAACCTTAGCGATCATTTCTTATCTTATTCCTATAGGATGGATCATAGCTTATTTTTCCGGGAAAGAACATGCAGATGCTCTGCTTAAATACCATTTGAGACAGTCATTGGGGCTGATGGTGATCAGTATTGTTTTTAATGTCATCATGAGAATCATAGCCGCTGTAATTCCTGCATTATCATTTCTGGGAATAGCAGGACTTGTGATTTTGGTATTCTGGGTATTGGGAATGATTAATGCAGCCAATAATGCACAGAAACCTGTTCCTTTCATCGGGAAAATGTTTGAGGATAAATTCGCTTTCATCGGATAA
- a CDS encoding NAD(P)-dependent oxidoreductase, protein MKTNTIAVLGGTGKSGNYLVQQLLEKGYPMKLLLRTPENFTLENPLIEIIKGDARDFEAINHLIRDCSTVISKIGQPVGEKPIFTDATKNIIQSMNVYGIKRYIAITGLNVDTPFDHKNDRVKAATDWMYQNYPKTTKDKQDEYEILVNSNLDWTLVRLPLIIPTSEHLETQTNLIDCAGEKITAADLSEFLVSQIDDQTYIKQSPFLYNVI, encoded by the coding sequence ATGAAAACAAATACAATTGCCGTACTGGGCGGTACGGGAAAATCCGGAAATTATCTTGTTCAGCAGCTTCTGGAAAAAGGATATCCGATGAAGCTATTGCTGCGAACCCCTGAAAATTTTACTCTTGAGAATCCTTTAATTGAAATTATAAAAGGTGACGCGAGAGATTTTGAAGCAATAAACCATCTTATCAGAGATTGCAGCACGGTAATCAGTAAAATAGGGCAGCCGGTAGGAGAAAAACCGATATTCACTGATGCTACCAAAAATATTATCCAGTCGATGAATGTCTATGGAATTAAAAGATATATTGCCATCACAGGACTGAATGTAGATACACCTTTTGATCATAAAAATGATAGGGTAAAAGCAGCAACAGACTGGATGTATCAGAATTATCCAAAAACAACAAAAGACAAACAGGATGAATATGAAATTCTTGTAAACAGTAATTTGGATTGGACACTGGTCAGGCTTCCGTTAATTATTCCGACTTCTGAACATTTGGAAACACAAACTAATCTCATAGACTGTGCAGGCGAGAAAATCACGGCAGCAGATCTCTCAGAATTCCTGGTTTCTCAGATCGATGACCAAACCTACATTAAACAAAGTCCCTTCTTATATAATGTGATTTAG
- a CDS encoding four helix bundle protein, with protein sequence MHNFRDLEVWTKSMKLCKIFYLASNSFPKDELFGLTSQSRRSLYSIPSNIAEGAGRDTNAQFSHFLNIALGSSFEFETQILIANDLDFFKSDDFNIIYSEIKHIQNMLAKLKQKFSTQAF encoded by the coding sequence ATGCACAACTTTAGAGATTTAGAAGTCTGGACAAAATCGATGAAACTTTGTAAAATATTTTACCTGGCTTCAAACAGTTTTCCAAAAGATGAATTATTTGGATTGACATCTCAGTCAAGAAGAAGTTTATATTCAATTCCATCTAATATTGCTGAAGGTGCAGGTCGTGATACAAATGCTCAGTTTTCACATTTTTTGAATATTGCTTTAGGCTCTTCATTTGAATTTGAAACTCAAATCTTAATTGCAAACGATTTAGATTTTTTCAAAAGTGATGATTTTAATATTATTTATTCAGAAATCAAACACATACAAAATATGTTGGCAAAACTGAAACAAAAATTTAGTACTCAAGCATTTTAA
- a CDS encoding YegP family protein, with the protein MGKFIISKRTNGDFQFNLKAGNGQVILTSQGYGAKSSCENGIESVKTNSQDDSKFERNTAKDDRCYFNLKASNGQIIGTSQMYESENGMDNGIESVKNNAPGASVEDESVL; encoded by the coding sequence ATGGGAAAATTTATTATTTCTAAAAGAACAAACGGAGACTTTCAATTCAATCTAAAAGCCGGAAACGGGCAGGTCATTTTAACGAGCCAGGGATACGGTGCAAAATCATCTTGTGAAAACGGAATAGAATCTGTAAAAACAAATTCTCAGGATGATTCAAAATTTGAAAGAAATACAGCTAAAGATGACCGCTGTTATTTTAATTTAAAAGCATCAAACGGACAAATTATCGGAACCAGCCAGATGTACGAATCTGAAAACGGAATGGATAATGGCATAGAATCTGTAAAAAACAATGCACCAGGCGCTTCTGTAGAGGATGAAAGCGTTCTTTAA
- a CDS encoding TonB-dependent receptor plug domain-containing protein has translation MIKKIGSIFLLGSMLCAHAQEKTTDIESIEFQGKFISTPYKNANQNITVITKEDIANSPAKSIDEVLQQVPGMDIRRRGANGVQSDIGFRGSSFEQVLLLLNGIRMNDSQTGHNSMNIPVDMDDVERIEVIKGPAARRFGQNAYAGVINIITKTTPGKRVKISADGGDYETYGFGFNAQLGNEKFSNSLQANSASSQGYMYNTDYEIRNVFYQSKLNIKNGDLKLQAGFSEKKFGANGFYASKSATEQYEETQASIVSVAHQQTFGALKLSSNAYWRRGQDMYLYDRNKPDGYRNMHIGNNVGGEVNSSYQWGLGTTGVGVELRKEFLASNNLGERNRFVSQVFFEHHFSLLDKKLNISPGVSWANYSKEGNFFYPGLDVGYNFNPNNKIYGNIARVHRVPTFTDLYYVSKTEQGNIDLLPENAVSSEIGYQYQDSKILAKVSGFMRNSNNSIDWVKKSMTDPVWYAQNVGKIDTKGVELELSHRVFDWLKYTAGYTYLDSKIKESNEFVSRYILDNLKHQVVVKLETRFLKYFTNELVYRYNERMNLGTYNLVDEKLSFAKKDFSVYVLVNNLTNTKYTEAFGVEMPQRWFHLGFSYTINIK, from the coding sequence ATGATCAAGAAGATTGGAAGTATATTTTTATTGGGATCAATGCTCTGCGCCCATGCACAGGAAAAAACAACAGATATTGAAAGCATTGAATTTCAGGGAAAATTTATCTCTACACCCTATAAAAATGCCAATCAGAATATTACGGTTATTACGAAAGAAGATATCGCCAATTCTCCTGCAAAAAGTATTGACGAGGTCCTGCAGCAGGTTCCGGGAATGGATATCAGAAGGAGAGGGGCTAACGGAGTACAAAGTGATATAGGTTTCAGAGGAAGTTCTTTTGAACAGGTTTTGTTATTATTAAACGGAATCCGAATGAATGATTCCCAGACAGGTCACAATTCTATGAATATACCTGTTGACATGGATGATGTGGAAAGAATTGAGGTCATAAAAGGACCGGCAGCCAGAAGATTCGGACAGAATGCTTATGCCGGAGTCATTAATATCATTACAAAAACAACCCCGGGAAAAAGGGTAAAAATAAGTGCTGATGGCGGAGATTATGAAACCTATGGTTTTGGTTTCAATGCCCAGTTGGGAAATGAGAAATTTTCTAACTCTCTTCAGGCGAATTCTGCTTCATCACAGGGATATATGTACAATACGGACTATGAGATCCGAAATGTTTTCTACCAAAGTAAACTGAATATTAAAAACGGAGATCTTAAGCTACAGGCAGGGTTTTCTGAAAAGAAATTCGGAGCTAACGGTTTTTATGCTTCTAAAAGCGCTACGGAACAGTATGAGGAAACACAGGCTTCTATTGTAAGTGTGGCACATCAGCAGACTTTCGGGGCTCTAAAGTTGAGTTCTAATGCCTACTGGAGAAGAGGACAGGATATGTATCTGTATGACAGAAATAAGCCGGATGGTTACAGAAATATGCACATCGGGAACAATGTAGGAGGAGAAGTAAATTCCAGTTACCAGTGGGGATTAGGAACTACCGGAGTTGGCGTTGAGCTGAGAAAAGAGTTTCTGGCGAGTAATAATTTAGGAGAAAGAAACCGTTTTGTTTCGCAGGTTTTCTTTGAACATCATTTTTCATTATTGGACAAAAAACTGAACATCAGTCCTGGTGTTTCATGGGCAAATTACTCCAAAGAAGGGAACTTTTTCTATCCCGGTCTGGATGTAGGATATAATTTCAATCCCAATAACAAGATCTACGGGAATATTGCCAGAGTTCACAGGGTTCCGACTTTTACCGATCTTTATTACGTAAGCAAAACAGAACAGGGAAATATTGATTTACTCCCTGAAAATGCCGTTTCTTCTGAAATAGGATACCAATATCAGGACAGTAAAATTCTGGCGAAAGTGAGTGGGTTTATGAGAAATTCCAACAATTCTATCGACTGGGTGAAAAAAAGTATGACGGATCCGGTATGGTATGCTCAGAATGTAGGAAAAATTGATACGAAAGGAGTCGAACTAGAGCTAAGTCACAGGGTTTTTGACTGGCTGAAATATACAGCAGGATATACATATCTGGACAGTAAAATAAAAGAGTCTAATGAATTTGTTTCCAGATATATTCTGGATAACCTGAAGCATCAGGTTGTAGTAAAACTGGAGACGAGGTTCCTGAAATATTTCACCAATGAATTGGTTTACAGATACAATGAACGAATGAATCTGGGCACTTATAATCTGGTGGATGAAAAGCTGAGTTTTGCTAAAAAAGACTTTTCCGTCTATGTTCTGGTGAATAATTTAACCAATACAAAATATACGGAAGCTTTTGGAGTGGAAATGCCGCAAAGATGGTTCCATTTAGGCTTCTCATATACCATCAATATTAAGTAA
- a CDS encoding acyl-CoA dehydrogenase family protein, with translation MATLKGGEFLIKEIPANDIFSLEELSEEQKMLRDSAKEFIDREVIPQKERFEKKDYALTEEKMRQLGEMGLLGVAVPEEYGGLGMGFVNTMLACDYCSGANGSLATAYGAHTGIGTLPILLYGTEEQKKKYLPDLATGTKFGAYCLTEPDAGSDANSGKTKAKLSEDGKHYIINGQKMWISNAGFAEIFIVFAKIDDDKNITGFIVEKEGTEGLTFGEEEHKLGIRSSSTRQVFFNDMKVPVENLLGERNNGFKIALNALNVGRIKLAAANLDGQRRILNHSLQYSNERKQFGVSISTFGAIRKKLAEMATGIFVAEAGSYRAAKDVEDKINELVAGGMNHQQAELKGVEEFAVEASILKVFVSDLTQHTADEGIQVYGGMGFSEDMPMEAAWRDSRIARIYEGTNEINRLLAVGMLIKKAMKGELDLLSPAMAISKELMGIPSFEVPDYSAFMSEEKSIIANLKKVFLMVSGAALQKFMMDIEKQQHLLLNASEILNQIYMAESAILRAEKHFSPDSVEAAMAQLNLYKAVEKIIVAAKEGIISFAEGDEQRMMLSGLRRFTKYANHPNVVALTEKVAAHYIAKGAY, from the coding sequence ATGGCTACATTAAAAGGTGGAGAATTCTTGATCAAAGAAATTCCGGCAAATGATATCTTCTCTCTGGAAGAACTTTCAGAAGAGCAAAAAATGCTTCGTGATTCTGCAAAAGAATTTATCGACAGAGAAGTAATTCCTCAAAAAGAAAGATTTGAGAAAAAAGATTATGCTTTAACTGAAGAAAAAATGCGTCAGTTAGGCGAAATGGGACTTTTAGGAGTTGCTGTTCCTGAAGAGTACGGCGGTCTTGGAATGGGCTTTGTAAATACCATGCTAGCTTGTGACTATTGCTCAGGAGCCAATGGTTCTTTAGCTACCGCTTATGGTGCTCACACGGGAATCGGAACCCTTCCTATCCTATTGTACGGTACAGAAGAGCAAAAGAAAAAATACCTTCCGGATCTGGCGACAGGTACAAAATTCGGAGCCTACTGTTTAACTGAGCCGGATGCCGGTTCTGATGCCAACTCTGGTAAAACAAAAGCAAAACTTTCCGAAGACGGAAAACATTATATCATCAACGGACAGAAAATGTGGATTTCCAATGCAGGTTTTGCAGAAATTTTCATTGTCTTTGCTAAAATTGATGACGATAAAAACATTACAGGTTTCATCGTAGAAAAAGAAGGAACTGAAGGTCTTACTTTCGGTGAGGAAGAACATAAATTAGGAATCCGTTCGTCTTCTACAAGACAGGTTTTCTTTAATGATATGAAAGTTCCTGTTGAAAACCTTTTAGGCGAAAGAAACAACGGTTTCAAAATCGCTTTGAATGCTTTGAATGTTGGAAGAATTAAACTGGCTGCCGCCAACCTTGACGGACAGAGAAGAATCTTAAACCATTCTCTTCAGTATTCGAATGAAAGAAAGCAGTTTGGAGTTTCTATTTCAACTTTTGGAGCCATCAGAAAGAAACTGGCAGAAATGGCTACAGGAATTTTCGTTGCTGAAGCCGGTTCTTACAGAGCGGCAAAAGATGTTGAAGATAAAATCAACGAATTGGTAGCTGGCGGAATGAACCACCAACAGGCAGAATTAAAAGGTGTTGAAGAATTTGCTGTGGAAGCTTCTATATTGAAAGTTTTCGTTTCAGATTTAACGCAACATACTGCTGATGAAGGAATTCAGGTATACGGAGGTATGGGATTCTCAGAAGACATGCCAATGGAAGCAGCCTGGAGAGATTCAAGAATTGCAAGAATCTATGAAGGAACCAACGAGATCAACAGATTATTAGCTGTGGGAATGTTGATTAAAAAAGCAATGAAAGGTGAATTGGATCTCCTTTCTCCAGCTATGGCGATCAGCAAAGAATTAATGGGAATTCCTTCATTTGAAGTGCCTGATTATTCAGCATTCATGAGCGAAGAGAAGTCAATCATTGCTAACCTTAAGAAAGTATTCCTAATGGTTTCAGGAGCAGCTCTTCAAAAATTCATGATGGATATTGAAAAACAGCAGCACCTGTTACTGAATGCTTCTGAAATTCTTAACCAGATCTATATGGCAGAATCTGCTATATTAAGAGCTGAAAAACACTTCTCTCCTGATTCTGTGGAAGCAGCAATGGCTCAGCTTAACCTTTACAAAGCGGTTGAAAAGATTATCGTAGCAGCTAAAGAAGGAATTATCTCTTTCGCTGAAGGTGATGAGCAGAGAATGATGCTTTCTGGTCTCAGAAGATTCACAAAGTATGCCAACCATCCGAATGTAGTGGCTTTAACTGAGAAAGTAGCAGCACATTATATTGCTAAAGGAGCTTATTAG
- a CDS encoding phosphohydrolase, translating into MTKEEMLNRAIKIADKAHKGQTDKYHAPYIAHVMRVMEYGKTLDEKIVGVLHDVVEDHPEEFSLEYLRTEGFPEYIIFAISCLTKFDPEEDYDEFVKRTERSPLAVAVKLNDLRDNMDLRRVNRELSPKDIKRFNKYLKAYHYLIEKY; encoded by the coding sequence ATGACAAAAGAAGAAATGCTCAACAGAGCGATAAAGATAGCTGATAAAGCACACAAAGGACAAACCGACAAATACCACGCTCCCTACATCGCTCATGTGATGCGGGTCATGGAATACGGTAAAACACTGGACGAAAAGATCGTGGGGGTACTTCATGACGTTGTGGAAGATCATCCCGAGGAATTCAGTCTGGAATATCTAAGAACCGAAGGTTTTCCTGAATACATTATTTTCGCCATAAGCTGCCTTACTAAATTTGATCCGGAGGAAGATTATGACGAGTTCGTTAAGAGAACTGAAAGATCACCGCTTGCAGTTGCTGTAAAACTGAATGATCTCCGCGACAATATGGATCTCCGGAGAGTTAACCGTGAGCTTAGTCCTAAAGACATCAAAAGATTCAACAAATACCTGAAAGCATATCACTACCTGATAGAGAAATATTAA
- a CDS encoding thiolase family protein — translation MKQAYIVKGFRTAVGKAPKGSLRFTRPDVMAATVIEKLMAELPQLDKNRIDDLIVGNAMPEAEQGLNVARLISLMGLNTDKVPGVTVNRYCASGSEAIAIASAKIQAGMADCIIAGGTESMSYIPMGGYKPVPETDIAKTNPDYYWGMGYTAEEVAKQYNITREEQDQFAFESHMKALKANAEGKFANQIVSIPVEYNFLDENQKMQTKKFDFSVDEGPRKDTSFEGLSKLRPVFANGGSVTAGNSSQMSDGAAFVMVMSEEMVKELGLEPEARLVAYAAAGLEPRIMGMGPIYAIPKALKQAGLELKDIELIELNEAFASQSVAIKKELGLNPDILNVNGGAIALGHPLGCTGTKLTVQLLDEMRKRGNKYGMVSMCVGTGQGAASIFELL, via the coding sequence ATGAAACAAGCATATATAGTAAAAGGATTTAGAACAGCCGTAGGAAAAGCACCTAAAGGCTCCCTTCGTTTTACTCGTCCTGATGTAATGGCGGCAACCGTAATTGAAAAATTAATGGCTGAACTTCCGCAATTAGACAAAAACAGAATTGATGACCTTATCGTAGGAAACGCAATGCCGGAAGCTGAACAGGGCTTGAACGTTGCCCGTTTAATTTCTTTGATGGGATTAAATACAGACAAAGTTCCCGGAGTTACCGTAAACAGATATTGTGCATCAGGAAGTGAAGCTATCGCTATTGCTTCAGCAAAAATTCAGGCAGGAATGGCAGACTGCATCATCGCAGGAGGTACAGAATCTATGTCTTATATTCCGATGGGCGGTTACAAACCGGTTCCTGAAACGGATATTGCAAAAACAAACCCTGATTATTACTGGGGAATGGGCTACACAGCTGAAGAAGTTGCAAAACAATACAATATTACAAGGGAGGAACAGGATCAGTTTGCTTTTGAGTCTCACATGAAGGCTTTAAAAGCGAATGCTGAAGGTAAATTTGCCAATCAGATTGTTTCGATTCCTGTTGAATATAATTTCCTGGATGAAAACCAGAAAATGCAGACCAAAAAGTTTGATTTCTCTGTGGATGAAGGTCCAAGAAAAGATACTTCTTTTGAAGGCCTGTCTAAACTTAGGCCGGTATTCGCCAACGGAGGAAGCGTAACTGCCGGAAACTCATCTCAAATGAGTGATGGAGCTGCTTTCGTAATGGTAATGAGCGAAGAAATGGTGAAAGAATTAGGTCTTGAACCGGAAGCAAGACTGGTTGCATATGCTGCAGCTGGACTTGAGCCTAGAATTATGGGTATGGGACCAATTTATGCAATTCCAAAAGCTTTGAAACAGGCTGGTTTAGAATTAAAAGATATCGAACTTATTGAGCTCAACGAAGCATTCGCATCACAATCTGTGGCTATCAAAAAAGAACTAGGATTAAATCCCGATATTCTGAATGTCAACGGAGGGGCTATCGCTTTGGGTCACCCGCTTGGATGTACAGGAACAAAATTAACCGTTCAGCTTCTTGATGAAATGAGAAAACGCGGAAACAAGTACGGAATGGTTTCTATGTGTGTAGGAACAGGACAGGGAGCGGCTTCAATCTTTGAACTTCTTTAA
- the uvrA gene encoding excinuclease ABC subunit UvrA, whose translation MAKTIEIDIKKQIFVKNAHLNNLKHIDVLIPKNKLIVITGVSGSGKSSLAFDTIYAEGQRRYVESLSSYARQFLGKLEKPKVDDIKGLAPSIAIQQKVISSNPRSTVGTSTEIYDYMKLLFARIGKTFSPVSGEEVKKDSVSDVIDFIKSSKKDTSFLLTAPLEYDAGNFKETLNILKLAGFTRLEINGNVAGIEDLESFGFTPEKEMIINLVIDRFSYEEDESFLQRLADSIQMAFYEGHGYCALKNPDTGTVKEFSNKFELDGMEFLEPNVHFFSFNNPYGACPACEGYGKVIGIDEDLVIPNKTLSIYEDAVVSWRGETMSEWKKSFIKKAEDFPIHKPYHQLTKDQKNFLWKGDGKSSFPSINNFFKMLEENLYKIQYRVMLSRYRGKTLCSTCEGLRLREETTWVKVDGHNIQSMIELPLDELYPLIEGLKLSEHDQDVAKRLLYEIKTRIEFLLKVGLGYLTLNRTSNTLSGGESQRINLATSLGSSLVGSIYILDEPSIGLHSRDTENLIGVLKNLRDLGNTVIVVEHDEDVMMAADYIIDIGPEAGYLGGELVFAGDYNDLKNADTLTSKYLTGRMEIEVPKKRRKAKEWIHIKGARQNNLKNIDVDVPLESLTVISGVSGSGKSTLMKEILTNDIQIQLGMGGKKGDYDSVEFPKKLIKNIELIDQNPIGKSSRSNPVTYLKAYDDIRDLFAKQKVSKMMGYKPKHFSFNVDGGRCDECKGEGVINVSMQFMADIELECEVCKGTRFKSEILEVRFDEKSISDILHMTVDEALEFFKDNNEEKIVTKLRPLQDVGLGYLQLGQSSSTLSGGEAQRVKLASFLVKGVTTDKTLFIFDEPSTGLHFHDIQKLLKSLQALIDLGHSVIVIEHQPDIIKSADYIIDIGPEAGKYGGEVVFAGTPEDLAKDKKSHTAKYIKEKLEK comes from the coding sequence ATGGCTAAAACAATAGAAATAGATATAAAAAAACAGATTTTTGTTAAGAATGCACACCTTAACAATCTGAAACATATAGATGTACTGATCCCAAAAAATAAACTGATCGTGATCACGGGAGTTTCCGGAAGCGGAAAATCTTCTCTGGCATTCGATACTATTTATGCGGAGGGACAGAGAAGATATGTGGAAAGTTTGAGCTCCTATGCCCGTCAGTTTTTGGGTAAACTGGAAAAACCGAAAGTAGACGACATCAAAGGACTTGCTCCTTCTATTGCCATCCAGCAGAAAGTTATTTCGTCCAATCCACGTTCTACGGTAGGAACTTCTACGGAGATCTATGATTATATGAAACTTCTCTTTGCAAGGATCGGGAAAACATTTTCTCCGGTTTCAGGGGAAGAAGTGAAGAAAGATTCTGTTTCTGATGTCATCGATTTTATCAAATCTTCTAAAAAGGATACTTCATTTTTACTGACAGCCCCTTTGGAATATGATGCAGGTAATTTTAAAGAAACATTAAATATTCTAAAATTAGCAGGTTTTACAAGACTTGAAATCAATGGTAATGTAGCCGGTATTGAAGATCTTGAAAGTTTCGGTTTTACTCCTGAAAAAGAAATGATCATTAATCTAGTGATCGACCGTTTTTCTTATGAAGAGGATGAAAGTTTCCTTCAGAGGCTGGCAGATTCTATCCAGATGGCATTTTATGAAGGTCACGGATACTGCGCACTGAAGAATCCGGATACGGGAACAGTAAAGGAATTCTCCAATAAATTTGAGCTGGACGGCATGGAATTCCTTGAACCGAATGTTCATTTTTTCAGCTTTAACAATCCTTACGGAGCATGTCCGGCATGTGAAGGGTACGGAAAAGTGATTGGGATAGACGAAGATCTTGTGATTCCCAATAAAACCTTATCCATCTACGAAGACGCCGTCGTTTCCTGGAGAGGGGAAACCATGAGCGAATGGAAAAAATCATTCATCAAAAAGGCTGAAGACTTCCCGATCCATAAACCTTACCACCAGCTCACCAAAGATCAGAAAAACTTCTTATGGAAAGGCGATGGAAAAAGCAGCTTCCCATCTATTAATAATTTCTTCAAAATGCTTGAGGAAAATCTATACAAAATCCAATACCGCGTTATGCTTTCCAGATACAGGGGAAAAACACTCTGTTCTACCTGTGAAGGTCTGAGATTACGTGAAGAAACCACCTGGGTAAAAGTAGACGGACACAATATCCAGTCGATGATCGAACTTCCGCTGGATGAATTATATCCTTTAATAGAAGGATTGAAACTCTCTGAACATGATCAGGATGTTGCCAAAAGATTGTTGTACGAGATCAAAACCCGTATTGAATTTTTACTAAAGGTAGGTTTAGGATATTTAACTTTAAACAGAACGTCCAATACCCTTTCCGGTGGTGAAAGTCAGAGAATTAATCTGGCCACAAGTTTGGGAAGTTCGCTGGTAGGATCCATTTATATTCTGGATGAACCGTCCATTGGCCTTCACTCAAGAGATACCGAAAACCTCATCGGAGTTTTAAAGAATCTCCGCGATCTCGGAAACACTGTAATTGTTGTTGAACACGATGAAGATGTGATGATGGCTGCGGATTATATTATAGACATTGGTCCGGAAGCAGGTTATCTTGGCGGTGAATTGGTATTTGCAGGGGATTATAATGATCTTAAAAACGCAGATACACTGACCTCAAAATATTTAACCGGAAGAATGGAGATTGAAGTTCCTAAAAAACGCAGAAAAGCGAAGGAATGGATTCATATTAAAGGAGCCAGACAAAATAACCTTAAAAATATTGACGTAGACGTTCCTTTGGAAAGCCTTACGGTTATCTCGGGAGTTTCCGGAAGCGGAAAATCTACACTGATGAAGGAAATCCTAACCAATGACATCCAGATCCAACTGGGAATGGGTGGTAAAAAAGGAGATTATGATTCTGTAGAATTCCCTAAGAAACTGATTAAAAATATTGAACTGATCGATCAGAACCCGATCGGGAAATCTTCCCGATCCAACCCGGTCACTTACCTGAAAGCTTATGACGACATCAGAGATCTTTTTGCCAAGCAAAAGGTTTCAAAAATGATGGGTTATAAGCCCAAACATTTCTCTTTCAATGTAGACGGCGGAAGATGTGACGAATGTAAAGGTGAAGGGGTCATCAATGTTTCCATGCAGTTCATGGCGGATATTGAACTGGAATGTGAAGTTTGTAAAGGTACCCGTTTCAAAAGCGAGATCCTGGAAGTGAGATTTGATGAGAAAAGCATTTCCGATATTCTTCATATGACGGTGGATGAAGCTTTAGAATTCTTTAAAGACAATAATGAAGAAAAGATCGTCACAAAACTGAGACCGCTACAGGATGTAGGATTGGGCTATCTACAGCTGGGACAAAGCTCTTCTACCCTTTCCGGAGGTGAAGCGCAGCGTGTAAAACTGGCTTCTTTCCTTGTAAAAGGAGTGACCACAGATAAAACGCTGTTTATTTTTGATGAACCTTCTACAGGACTGCATTTCCATGACATCCAAAAGTTACTGAAATCATTGCAGGCTTTAATTGATCTAGGACATTCCGTGATCGTTATTGAACATCAGCCGGATATTATTAAAAGTGCAGATTACATTATAGACATTGGCCCTGAGGCCGGGAAATACGGCGGAGAAGTTGTTTTTGCCGGAACACCGGAAGACCTGGCGAAAGATAAAAAATCGCATACCGCAAAATACATCAAGGAAAAACTTGAAAAATAG
- a CDS encoding DUF2490 domain-containing protein, which yields MKLFLSLSLVLSMTFLKAQDHISSFNAVTLTYKFHPKFFLYAEGQLRGNEDYTYPDYYEIKGGVGYNLTKNHKPFVGLGRYVNYKEHSLSREEFRVWLQDVIDFKKGVVKFENRFRAEKSWFYEPSIDKSSQRMRYRYRLNVSVPLNAKSIKKGTVFANAYDEIFLVSPMKPTFARNRVYGGFGYQIDDYFGILTGYLWQREFEAKGNKNLHFIYLALNINIDGTDHPTKTYDFPGAD from the coding sequence ATGAAACTTTTTTTAAGTCTGAGTTTAGTTTTGAGTATGACCTTTTTAAAAGCGCAGGATCACATTTCCAGCTTCAATGCAGTGACTCTGACCTATAAGTTTCATCCTAAATTTTTTCTGTATGCAGAAGGACAGCTTAGAGGTAACGAAGATTACACCTATCCTGATTATTACGAGATCAAAGGAGGAGTGGGGTATAATCTTACCAAAAACCACAAGCCTTTTGTAGGTCTGGGAAGATATGTGAATTATAAAGAACACAGCCTGAGCAGAGAGGAATTCAGAGTATGGCTTCAGGATGTGATCGATTTCAAGAAAGGGGTTGTCAAGTTTGAAAACCGTTTCCGTGCAGAAAAAAGCTGGTTCTACGAGCCTTCAATAGATAAAAGTTCCCAAAGAATGCGTTACAGATACCGTCTGAACGTAAGTGTTCCTTTAAATGCAAAATCCATTAAAAAAGGAACCGTTTTCGCCAATGCCTATGACGAAATCTTCCTGGTGAGCCCCATGAAACCTACTTTCGCGAGAAATAGAGTATATGGAGGTTTCGGGTATCAGATCGATGACTATTTTGGAATCCTGACCGGGTATCTGTGGCAACGTGAATTTGAAGCGAAAGGAAATAAAAACCTTCACTTTATTTATCTGGCCTTAAACATCAATATCGATGGGACAGACCACCCGACAAAAACGTATGACTTCCCCGGAGCGGATTAA